A genomic region of Mitsuaria sp. 7 contains the following coding sequences:
- a CDS encoding esterase-like activity of phytase family protein has product MKHTTACPSAAIRRLGLPLMTLIAAAALSACGGDDDQPAVPTIQSRLVDAPVEGVSYALTPSGTSGKTGANGVFTCATGDTVSFTVGGVAVGSAKCGETISVGDLAGTSTLTDDKLANRLVFLQALDEDDDPTNGIKIPAAVHDAFAGKTLDFAAAATDFDKAIAALLPAGQNDVYGQAYAGRTMNANRRAAAVEHYESTLATLLGKSETSSVTQATAGGAVAITKFQIKAADSQYVPYEGSNADAKKDFPKGFYPAVGSGLVYKGKNAAGALEFWGITDRGPNGDSPNAPRPDNGAVVTTKMFPAPSFSPSIGVITLGKDGAVISALNPLKNADGSAVTGRPLPFGAVGSSAEVPLSDTLKYDGTKGAFDANGLDSETLVYDDANKVFWTSDEYGPFIVKIDAATFKIIKRYAPGTTAGSLPDVLRNRRANRGMEGLAMDVAGGKLHGFLQSPIDPVDNAGKSVEVVDSADMDQDGKNTDKVKVRDFAQFARWIEFDPKTETSKLYAYPLSYPLAAKGEKWDRNRTGSAKLGDLVSLGNGKFIVVEQGADSNGAVRNFLMLVEVPATATDIAAIGIELEKNSIDGVTTSAVSWANVVKLKKTVLLDLNAAGWKAEKAEGLAIVDGSTLALINDNDFGLKTVLVDAKGKPVDGDPTACTVDVNGVIVQDGTCAAGAVLSRVARGNEVDRLTHLWLFKFPKALNTFSVQ; this is encoded by the coding sequence ATGAAGCACACGACCGCCTGCCCGAGCGCCGCCATCCGCCGCCTGGGGCTGCCGCTGATGACCTTGATCGCTGCTGCCGCGCTGAGCGCCTGCGGCGGGGACGACGACCAGCCCGCCGTGCCGACCATCCAGTCGCGCCTGGTCGACGCGCCGGTGGAGGGCGTCAGCTATGCGCTGACACCGAGCGGCACCAGCGGCAAGACGGGCGCGAATGGCGTCTTCACCTGCGCGACCGGCGACACGGTGAGCTTCACCGTCGGCGGCGTTGCGGTCGGCAGCGCGAAATGCGGCGAGACCATCTCCGTCGGCGACCTCGCCGGCACCTCGACCTTGACGGACGACAAGCTCGCCAACCGCCTGGTGTTCCTGCAGGCGCTGGACGAGGACGACGATCCCACCAACGGCATCAAGATCCCGGCGGCGGTGCATGACGCATTCGCCGGCAAGACGCTCGACTTCGCGGCCGCCGCGACCGACTTCGACAAGGCCATCGCCGCGCTGCTGCCGGCCGGTCAGAACGACGTCTACGGCCAGGCGTATGCTGGCCGCACGATGAACGCCAACCGCCGCGCCGCCGCCGTCGAGCATTACGAGTCGACGCTCGCCACGCTGCTGGGCAAGTCCGAGACGAGCAGCGTCACGCAAGCCACGGCCGGCGGCGCCGTCGCGATCACCAAGTTCCAGATCAAGGCCGCCGACAGCCAGTACGTGCCCTACGAGGGCAGCAATGCCGACGCGAAGAAGGACTTTCCCAAGGGCTTCTACCCGGCCGTCGGATCGGGCCTGGTCTACAAGGGCAAGAACGCGGCGGGCGCGCTGGAGTTCTGGGGCATCACCGACCGCGGCCCCAACGGCGACAGCCCGAACGCCCCGCGTCCGGACAACGGCGCCGTCGTCACGACGAAGATGTTCCCGGCGCCGAGCTTCTCGCCGTCGATCGGCGTGATCACGCTGGGCAAGGACGGGGCGGTCATCTCCGCGCTGAATCCGCTGAAGAACGCCGACGGCTCCGCCGTCACCGGCCGTCCGCTGCCCTTCGGCGCGGTCGGCAGCAGCGCCGAGGTGCCGCTGTCCGACACGCTGAAGTACGACGGCACCAAGGGCGCCTTCGACGCCAACGGCCTCGACAGCGAGACCCTGGTCTACGACGACGCCAACAAGGTGTTCTGGACCTCGGACGAGTACGGCCCGTTCATCGTCAAGATCGATGCCGCGACCTTCAAGATCATCAAGCGTTATGCGCCCGGCACCACCGCCGGAAGCCTGCCGGACGTGCTGAGGAACCGTCGCGCGAACCGCGGCATGGAAGGCCTGGCGATGGACGTCGCCGGCGGCAAGCTGCACGGCTTCCTGCAGAGCCCGATCGATCCCGTGGACAACGCCGGCAAGAGCGTCGAGGTCGTCGACAGCGCCGACATGGACCAGGACGGCAAGAACACCGACAAGGTCAAGGTCCGCGACTTCGCGCAGTTCGCGCGCTGGATCGAGTTCGACCCCAAGACCGAGACCTCGAAGCTGTACGCCTACCCGCTGAGCTACCCGCTCGCCGCCAAGGGCGAGAAGTGGGATCGCAACCGCACCGGCAGCGCCAAGCTGGGCGACCTCGTGTCGCTGGGCAACGGCAAGTTCATCGTGGTGGAGCAGGGCGCCGATTCGAACGGCGCGGTGCGCAACTTCCTGATGCTCGTCGAGGTGCCCGCCACGGCGACCGACATCGCCGCGATCGGCATCGAGCTCGAGAAGAACAGCATCGACGGCGTGACGACCTCGGCGGTGAGCTGGGCCAACGTCGTGAAGCTGAAGAAGACGGTGCTGCTCGACCTCAACGCCGCCGGCTGGAAGGCCGAGAAGGCCGAGGGCCTGGCCATCGTCGACGGCAGCACGCTGGCGCTGATCAACGACAACGACTTCGGTCTGAAGACGGTGCTGGTGGACGCGAAGGGCAAGCCGGTCGATGGCGATCCGACCGCCTGCACGGTCGACGTCAACGGCGTGATCGTCCAGGACGGCACCTGCGCGGCCGGCGCGGTCCTGTCGCGGGTGGCGCGCGGCAACGAGGTCGACCGCCTGACGCACCTGTGGCTGTTCAAGTTCCCGAAGGCGCTCAACACCTTCAGCGTGCAGTGA
- a CDS encoding universal stress protein: MYAKILVPVDGSPTSNAGLAEAVRLARLSGGEIRLLHALDLQAFAMMSSAGLGITPDNFEQIREGGQKVLADASATVAAAGLRVSTQLSESLSSRVSDLVAEECKTWGAEVVVLGTHGRRGLSRALLGSDAELIVRYAEVPVLLVRGPKDS; this comes from the coding sequence ATGTACGCCAAGATCCTGGTGCCTGTCGACGGCAGCCCCACCTCCAACGCCGGTCTCGCGGAAGCGGTCCGGCTGGCCCGGCTCAGCGGCGGCGAGATCCGCCTGCTGCACGCGCTGGACCTGCAGGCCTTCGCGATGATGTCCAGCGCCGGGCTCGGCATCACGCCCGACAACTTCGAGCAGATCCGCGAGGGCGGTCAGAAGGTGCTCGCCGATGCGTCGGCCACCGTCGCCGCCGCCGGACTGCGCGTCTCCACGCAGCTCAGCGAGAGCCTCTCGTCCCGCGTCAGCGACCTCGTCGCCGAGGAGTGCAAGACCTGGGGGGCCGAGGTGGTCGTGCTCGGCACGCACGGTCGTCGGGGCCTGTCGCGCGCGCTGCTGGGCAGCGATGCCGAGCTGATCGTCCGCTACGCCGAGGTACCGGTCCTGCTGGTCCGCGGGCCGAAGGACAGCTGA